The Clostridium sp. AWRP genome has a window encoding:
- a CDS encoding FAD-dependent oxidoreductase, with translation MIFKSMFTPIKIGPMTVPNRFVVSPMGNNFANTDGSMSDKSLAYYSARARGGFGLITFEATVVDKKAKGGIRKPCLYDDSTVESFKRVIDACHEAGSKISIQLQHAGAEGNAEAAGYPLKAASAIPAAVGRDIPIAMTNKEIYELIEVYGDAAVRAKKAGADAVEVHCAHGYLVSSFISPRTNKRVDEFGGCFENRMRLPRLIIENILKKVGHSMAIICRINGSDEMDGGLDVHDSAAVAAYLEECGSDAINVSRAVHLHDEYMWAPTLVHGGFNAELVTEIKKAVNIPVIAVGRFTEPYFAELLVREGRCDLVAFGRQSLADPDTPNKAAAGCLDELSPCIACLQGCVCNMYQGKPITCLVNPLLGREAELKKVDTSKKVVVVGGGVGGMLAAWISAKRGHDVTLFEATDTLGGQMRLAAYPPGKGDITNLIRSYITKCKKYGVKVCLNTKVTPELITEEEPDAVILATGATPLILPIPGINESGLIHAVNLLDGKDSCGKNVLVVGGGMVGCEVADFLAELGHEVTVIELRDEVGADVISEHRKFLMKDFDKYKIRTVTGAKVAKFFKGGVSYTLADNNEYKLEGFDSVVLAMGSHNYDPLSEEVKKVVKETYVVGDATRARRAIDATREALDAALKI, from the coding sequence ATGATATTTAAATCTATGTTTACACCAATAAAAATTGGTCCTATGACAGTTCCAAATCGTTTTGTAGTTTCGCCTATGGGAAATAATTTTGCAAATACCGATGGGTCTATGAGTGACAAATCTTTGGCATATTATAGTGCTCGTGCTCGCGGCGGTTTTGGATTAATTACTTTTGAGGCTACTGTTGTTGATAAGAAAGCTAAGGGAGGAATTCGTAAACCTTGCTTATATGATGATAGTACTGTAGAAAGCTTTAAACGTGTTATAGATGCATGTCATGAGGCTGGTTCAAAAATATCCATTCAACTTCAACATGCTGGAGCTGAAGGAAATGCAGAAGCTGCTGGGTATCCTTTAAAAGCTGCCTCTGCAATTCCAGCAGCAGTAGGTCGTGATATACCTATAGCTATGACAAACAAAGAAATTTATGAATTAATAGAGGTATATGGAGATGCAGCAGTACGTGCAAAAAAAGCAGGAGCTGATGCAGTTGAAGTACACTGTGCACATGGCTATTTGGTTAGTAGTTTTATTTCTCCAAGAACAAACAAGCGTGTGGATGAGTTTGGTGGATGTTTTGAAAATAGAATGAGGCTACCTCGTCTTATTATTGAAAATATACTTAAAAAAGTTGGACATTCTATGGCAATTATTTGTCGTATAAATGGATCAGATGAAATGGATGGAGGGCTAGATGTTCACGACAGTGCAGCAGTTGCTGCTTATTTAGAGGAATGTGGATCAGATGCTATCAATGTTTCACGTGCGGTACATCTTCATGATGAGTATATGTGGGCACCTACGCTTGTACATGGAGGATTTAATGCTGAATTAGTTACGGAAATTAAAAAAGCAGTAAATATTCCTGTTATTGCTGTAGGACGCTTTACAGAACCATATTTTGCAGAATTATTAGTTCGTGAGGGAAGATGTGACTTGGTAGCATTTGGACGTCAGAGTTTAGCTGATCCAGATACACCTAATAAAGCTGCAGCTGGATGTTTGGATGAATTAAGTCCATGTATTGCTTGCCTTCAAGGATGTGTTTGTAACATGTATCAAGGAAAGCCAATAACTTGTCTTGTTAATCCGCTGCTTGGAAGAGAAGCTGAACTTAAGAAAGTAGATACTAGCAAAAAAGTAGTAGTTGTGGGCGGTGGAGTTGGCGGTATGCTTGCAGCATGGATATCTGCTAAGAGAGGACATGATGTAACATTATTTGAAGCAACTGATACACTTGGTGGACAAATGCGTTTAGCAGCTTATCCTCCTGGAAAAGGCGATATTACAAATTTAATACGCAGTTATATTACTAAATGTAAAAAGTATGGTGTAAAAGTTTGTTTAAATACAAAAGTAACCCCTGAACTTATAACTGAAGAGGAACCGGATGCAGTAATTCTAGCTACTGGAGCAACACCACTTATATTACCTATACCAGGAATTAATGAATCTGGATTAATTCATGCAGTTAACCTTCTTGACGGAAAAGATTCCTGTGGCAAAAATGTTCTTGTTGTAGGTGGTGGAATGGTTGGATGTGAAGTTGCTGATTTCTTAGCTGAATTAGGCCACGAGGTTACTGTTATTGAGCTTCGTGATGAAGTTGGAGCTGATGTAATTTCAGAGCATCGTAAATTTTTAATGAAGGACTTTGATAAATATAAAATTAGGACTGTTACTGGAGCTAAAGTTGCAAAGTTTTTTAAAGGTGGAGTTTCGTACACACTAGCAGATAATAATGAATACAAGTTAGAAGGATTTGACTCCGTTGTCCTTGCTATGGGATCACATAACTATGATCCATTAAGTGAAGAAGTTAAAAAAGTTGTAAAAGAAACTTATGTTGTTGGTGATGCAACAAGAGCACGTAGAGCAATAGATGCAACAAGAGAAGCATTAGATGCAGCACTTAAAATATGA
- the aroE gene encoding shikimate dehydrogenase translates to MEKRISGTTSLYSLIGTPVGHLGSPAMYNYSFQKLGIDSAYLAFDISLEKVPDAISAIRTLNIKGSNVTMPCKNEVIKYMDELSPAARIVGAVNTIINNNGKLTGHITDGVGLVRSLKEQGVDVKDKSITIIGAGGAATAIQVQSALDGARRISIFNIKDDFYTRAEKTIEKIKKEVPECIVEVFDLADRQKLREKISSSDILVNATKVGMYPHKDESPIKDTKIFRKGLVVSDTVYNPRKTKFLKDAEAAGCKIIEGTKMLLWQGAESFKLYTGLEMPAKEVEELYFK, encoded by the coding sequence ATGGAAAAAAGAATTTCAGGAACGACATCATTATACAGCTTAATAGGGACGCCGGTAGGTCATTTAGGATCTCCTGCTATGTATAACTACAGTTTTCAAAAGTTGGGAATAGATTCTGCCTATTTAGCTTTCGATATTTCTCTAGAAAAAGTTCCTGATGCTATTTCAGCTATTAGAACATTAAATATAAAAGGATCAAATGTTACAATGCCATGTAAAAATGAAGTAATTAAATATATGGATGAATTATCTCCTGCCGCGCGTATAGTTGGAGCAGTAAATACTATAATCAATAATAATGGAAAGTTAACTGGTCACATCACAGATGGTGTTGGGCTTGTTCGCAGTTTAAAAGAACAAGGTGTAGATGTAAAAGATAAAAGTATAACTATTATAGGTGCAGGTGGCGCTGCAACAGCCATTCAAGTGCAGTCTGCATTAGATGGAGCTAGGAGAATTTCAATATTTAACATAAAAGATGACTTTTATACAAGAGCTGAAAAAACTATTGAGAAGATAAAAAAAGAAGTGCCGGAATGTATCGTAGAGGTATTTGATTTAGCAGATAGACAAAAACTTAGAGAAAAGATTTCATCTTCAGATATTTTGGTAAATGCAACAAAAGTAGGAATGTACCCACATAAAGATGAGTCTCCAATAAAAGATACTAAAATTTTTAGAAAAGGTTTAGTTGTATCAGATACAGTATATAATCCCAGGAAAACAAAGTTTTTAAAAGATGCTGAAGCTGCTGGCTGTAAGATAATAGAGGGTACAAAAATGTTGTTATGGCAAGGAGCAGAATCTTTTAAATTATATACTGGGTTAGAAATGCCAGCTAAGGAAGTTGAAGAATTATATTTTAAATAG
- a CDS encoding MFS transporter: MNNKKYYPTALALYLAYFIHGIGVSILGQYKQSFAGVWGAKTLANGTFDVSVVLAVIAALGLGRLIGYPFAGPVSDKLGRRVSGLIGIVFYILYFIGIIIAPNMYVAYIFALIGGAANSFLDTCITPSCLEIFVNSGDVANMFTKFSISLGQLLLPFGIGFVSASHMSYKTIFIVTAILLVIDGILIATMPFPPMNNNAKGKPKEEKMKFTVTSIALICIGFTCTSTFQLWLNCNQELGKLYGLANPGQIQSYYAVGSMLAVLITAVLVKGFLKPVRVLVLYPLISTIMLIIIYFIQTPTICLIGGFVIGFTAAGGVLQLVTSTANAMFPANKGKITSIVMIASSIANYVILNAASVITKSGGANGSRYVVLFNAVITIIGVLLAIFVNRQYAKHAIEQ; the protein is encoded by the coding sequence ATGAATAATAAAAAATATTATCCGACGGCTTTGGCATTATATTTAGCCTATTTTATACATGGTATTGGAGTTTCAATTTTAGGACAGTACAAACAAAGCTTTGCGGGTGTATGGGGTGCAAAAACATTAGCTAATGGTACTTTTGATGTAAGTGTAGTACTTGCTGTTATTGCTGCACTTGGATTAGGACGTCTTATTGGATATCCTTTTGCTGGACCTGTTTCGGACAAGCTTGGAAGAAGAGTCTCTGGATTAATAGGTATAGTTTTTTATATCTTATATTTTATAGGTATTATAATAGCACCAAATATGTATGTTGCATATATATTTGCACTAATCGGTGGAGCAGCTAATTCATTTTTAGATACATGTATCACTCCATCTTGCCTGGAAATTTTTGTAAATTCAGGTGACGTTGCTAACATGTTTACAAAGTTTTCTATATCATTAGGACAACTTTTGCTTCCGTTTGGGATAGGTTTTGTTTCAGCAAGCCATATGTCGTATAAAACAATCTTTATTGTAACAGCTATTTTACTTGTTATAGATGGTATTTTGATTGCAACTATGCCTTTCCCACCAATGAATAATAATGCCAAGGGTAAACCTAAAGAAGAAAAGATGAAATTTACAGTGACTAGTATTGCATTAATTTGTATAGGTTTTACATGCACTTCTACATTCCAGTTATGGTTAAATTGTAACCAAGAATTAGGAAAGTTATATGGACTTGCTAACCCAGGACAAATTCAATCATACTATGCAGTAGGATCAATGCTTGCTGTATTAATAACAGCAGTTCTTGTAAAAGGATTTCTTAAACCAGTTAGGGTACTTGTTCTATACCCTTTAATTTCTACAATTATGCTTATAATTATATATTTTATACAGACACCAACTATTTGTTTAATAGGTGGATTTGTAATTGGATTTACAGCAGCAGGTGGAGTGCTTCAGTTGGTTACATCTACAGCAAATGCAATGTTTCCAGCAAATAAAGGTAAGATTACTTCTATAGTTATGATTGCATCTAGTATAGCAAACTATGTTATTTTAAATGCTGCAAGTGTTATAACAAAATCAGGCGGTGCAAATGGGTCAAGATATGTTGTATTATTCAATGCTGTAATCACTATTATAGGAGTCTTACTTGCAATATTTGTAAATAGACAATATGCAAAACATGCAATAGAACAATAG
- a CDS encoding FAD-dependent oxidoreductase, whose translation MTKYKNIFSSLKVKNMIVKNRIVMPPMGTNYAAEDGEINEEHIKYYEQRAKGGTGLIIIENVAVDFPLGSNGTTQLRIDQDSYMPGLYKLTERLHRYGANVAVQINHSGASAVPSRIGCQPVSSSNIPSKTGGAVPRPLEKHEILDIVQKYADAAKRVQIAGFDAVEIHAGHSYLISQFLSPLYNKRTDEFGGSVENRTRFGRMVIDSVRKAVGPKFPILLRFSADEFLEGGNTLEDTLEILEYLNDEVDIFDVSAALNDSIQYQIDKADLKDGWRSYMSKAVRDKFHKPTITVGNIRDPKVAEKILADGEADLIAIGRGLIAEPKWVLKVKNGEEDMLRKCISCNVGCAGHRIGLNKPIRCTVNPDIIYEDAYKKRKVTKQTNVVVIGGGTAGLEAACTAAELGCTTFLFEKKAYVGGLAREISKFPAKYRIAYFPSYLIKRAENLNNLTIFTNTRADIKKIENLNPDLIVNATGSKPLLPPIKGLEENIGKEGGKVDSIFGIFSKINEFEKMDLTGKKVVVIGGGAVGLDVIEFFSERKAKTSIVEMLPMLGKDLDVVSKSAVKEMLKKYNVDVNTSTALVEVNEDNFKVKKDEKEVTMNFDYGFVCLGMRSQIEGLKEIQEYFGEKDVEIVNIGDSVRARKIIDGVREGRDVILALEKIGVL comes from the coding sequence ATGACAAAATATAAAAATATTTTTAGTTCACTAAAAGTAAAAAATATGATAGTAAAAAATAGAATAGTTATGCCGCCAATGGGTACAAATTATGCAGCAGAAGATGGAGAAATCAATGAAGAACATATTAAATATTATGAGCAAAGAGCTAAAGGTGGAACTGGATTAATAATTATAGAGAACGTAGCTGTTGATTTTCCACTAGGTTCAAATGGAACCACACAACTTAGAATAGATCAGGATAGTTATATGCCTGGACTGTATAAATTAACTGAAAGATTACACAGATATGGTGCAAATGTTGCAGTACAAATCAACCATTCAGGTGCATCAGCAGTTCCATCTAGAATAGGTTGCCAGCCGGTTTCTTCTTCAAATATACCTTCTAAAACTGGAGGAGCTGTTCCAAGACCACTTGAAAAACATGAAATACTAGATATAGTCCAAAAATATGCTGATGCAGCAAAGAGAGTTCAAATAGCCGGTTTTGATGCAGTAGAAATACATGCAGGTCACTCATATTTGATAAGTCAATTTTTATCTCCTCTCTATAATAAACGTACTGATGAATTTGGAGGGAGCGTTGAAAATAGGACAAGATTTGGAAGAATGGTAATTGATAGTGTGAGAAAAGCAGTAGGCCCTAAATTTCCAATATTATTGAGATTTAGTGCAGATGAATTTTTAGAGGGTGGTAATACTCTAGAAGATACATTAGAAATATTAGAATACTTAAATGATGAAGTTGATATATTTGATGTATCTGCAGCTTTAAATGATTCAATACAATATCAGATAGACAAGGCAGATCTTAAAGATGGATGGCGTTCATATATGTCTAAAGCTGTAAGAGATAAGTTCCATAAACCAACAATAACAGTAGGAAATATAAGAGATCCAAAAGTAGCTGAAAAAATATTAGCTGATGGAGAAGCAGATTTAATAGCAATAGGTCGTGGATTAATTGCTGAACCTAAATGGGTATTAAAAGTTAAAAATGGAGAAGAAGACATGCTTAGAAAGTGTATATCATGTAATGTTGGATGTGCAGGACATAGAATAGGTTTAAACAAGCCAATAAGATGTACAGTTAACCCAGATATTATATATGAAGATGCTTATAAAAAAAGAAAAGTTACAAAACAAACTAATGTAGTTGTTATAGGCGGTGGAACTGCTGGACTTGAAGCAGCTTGTACAGCAGCAGAATTAGGATGTACCACATTTTTATTTGAAAAGAAAGCATATGTAGGTGGACTTGCAAGAGAAATATCAAAATTCCCAGCTAAGTACAGAATAGCTTATTTTCCTAGTTATCTAATAAAAAGAGCTGAAAACTTAAATAACCTAACAATATTTACAAATACCAGAGCTGATATTAAGAAAATAGAAAATCTTAATCCGGATTTAATAGTAAATGCAACTGGATCAAAACCATTACTTCCTCCAATAAAAGGACTTGAAGAAAATATAGGTAAAGAAGGAGGAAAAGTAGATTCAATTTTTGGTATATTTAGTAAAATTAATGAATTTGAAAAAATGGATCTTACAGGTAAAAAAGTGGTTGTTATAGGTGGTGGAGCTGTAGGCTTAGATGTTATAGAATTTTTCTCAGAAAGAAAAGCAAAGACTTCAATAGTTGAAATGCTTCCTATGCTTGGCAAAGATTTAGATGTAGTATCAAAATCAGCTGTAAAAGAAATGCTGAAAAAATATAATGTTGATGTAAATACAAGTACAGCTCTTGTGGAAGTAAATGAAGATAACTTCAAGGTTAAAAAAGATGAAAAAGAAGTAACGATGAATTTTGATTATGGTTTCGTATGTCTTGGAATGAGATCACAAATTGAGGGATTAAAAGAAATTCAAGAGTACTTCGGAGAAAAGGATGTTGAAATAGTAAATATAGGTGATAGTGTTAGAGCAAGAAAAATAATTGATGGCGTTAGAGAAGGAAGAGATGTTATTCTCGCATTAGAAAAAATAGGTGTACTGTAA
- a CDS encoding sugar phosphate isomerase/epimerase yields MTNECKKSTCKPPITVSSWTLGDQCKFEERVKAAKEAGYDGIGLRAETYVDALNEGLFDADILDILKKYDMKVTEVEYITLWAEDNRSYEQKYKEQICFHMCELFGVQHINIGLMETYSVEHTAQKLRELCQRAGKYIIGVEPMPYSGIPDIKKGWEVVKGAGCDNAKLILDTWHWVRANQENDIKLLEGIPADKIVSIQINDVYERPYAKSILRDESMHDRLAPGTGINATEGFVRMIKEKGIKPVCIGVEVISDAILSKGVAEAAKFTYDNAKKVLDKAWPEVSPKTK; encoded by the coding sequence ATGACTAATGAATGCAAGAAAAGTACTTGTAAGCCGCCAATCACAGTAAGTTCATGGACATTAGGAGATCAATGTAAATTTGAAGAAAGAGTTAAAGCTGCAAAAGAAGCAGGTTATGATGGAATAGGTCTTCGTGCCGAAACATATGTAGATGCATTAAACGAAGGTTTGTTCGACGCTGATATTCTTGATATTCTTAAAAAATATGATATGAAAGTTACTGAAGTTGAATATATTACACTTTGGGCTGAAGATAATCGTTCTTATGAACAAAAATACAAAGAGCAAATATGTTTCCATATGTGTGAATTATTTGGAGTTCAACATATAAACATTGGTTTAATGGAAACTTATAGTGTAGAACATACTGCACAGAAGTTAAGAGAATTATGTCAAAGAGCAGGCAAATATATTATTGGTGTTGAGCCTATGCCATACAGTGGTATTCCAGATATCAAAAAAGGTTGGGAAGTAGTTAAAGGCGCTGGCTGCGATAATGCCAAACTTATCTTGGATACATGGCATTGGGTAAGAGCAAATCAAGAAAATGATATTAAATTATTAGAAGGCATTCCAGCTGATAAGATTGTATCTATACAGATTAATGATGTTTATGAAAGACCTTATGCAAAATCCATATTAAGAGATGAATCAATGCATGACAGACTCGCACCAGGTACTGGAATTAATGCAACAGAAGGTTTTGTTCGTATGATCAAAGAAAAGGGAATCAAACCTGTATGTATTGGTGTTGAAGTAATAAGCGATGCTATTTTATCAAAAGGTGTTGCTGAGGCAGCTAAATTTACATATGACAATGCTAAAAAAGTGCTTGACAAAGCTTGGCCAGAGGTTTCTCCAAAGACAAAATAG
- a CDS encoding alpha/beta hydrolase — protein MRVKLHPGYEVLENLPSDVKEANKLIEAFKHCDIADDIEIYDSKVPGIDGEPDVPIRVYRKKGSSKAPLILGIHGGGFVAGNIDNDNVRDVGFVDNVPCTVISVDYRLAPKHPYPAQLKDCLAALTYAHDHPDEFGIDPERIAVFGTSAGGAIAAGLCLYLRDHNGPKVCMQILNFPTVDYLANTMSAAQMFDDVPMVKGNGLSDVWKLYLGDHGFKGIQPPYYAVPALARDLSGLPAAFVVTLEYDPLRDEGIDYARRLMEFAVPTELYSLPRVCHGFDMVPANLTLWIREGMYNSLRREFNML, from the coding sequence ATGAGAGTAAAATTACATCCTGGATACGAGGTGTTAGAAAATCTTCCATCTGATGTAAAAGAGGCAAACAAGTTGATTGAAGCATTTAAGCATTGTGATATAGCCGATGATATTGAAATATATGATTCAAAAGTTCCTGGCATAGATGGTGAACCTGATGTGCCAATAAGGGTTTATAGAAAAAAGGGCAGTTCTAAGGCTCCATTAATTTTAGGCATACATGGAGGAGGATTTGTAGCTGGAAATATAGATAATGATAATGTTAGAGATGTTGGATTTGTAGATAATGTTCCATGTACTGTCATTTCAGTAGACTACAGATTGGCGCCTAAACATCCTTATCCTGCACAACTCAAGGATTGTCTTGCTGCATTAACTTATGCACATGACCATCCAGATGAATTTGGTATAGATCCTGAAAGAATTGCAGTATTTGGAACGAGTGCAGGTGGCGCAATTGCAGCAGGATTATGCTTGTATTTGCGTGATCATAATGGCCCTAAAGTTTGTATGCAAATTTTAAATTTTCCTACTGTGGATTATTTAGCTAATACAATGTCAGCTGCGCAGATGTTTGATGATGTACCTATGGTTAAAGGTAATGGTTTATCTGATGTATGGAAATTATATCTTGGTGATCATGGATTTAAAGGAATTCAACCTCCATATTATGCAGTTCCTGCTTTAGCAAGAGATTTATCTGGTTTGCCAGCTGCATTTGTTGTTACGCTGGAATATGATCCACTTCGTGATGAAGGTATAGATTATGCTAGAAGATTAATGGAATTTGCAGTACCTACAGAATTGTATAGTTTGCCGCGTGTTTGTCATGGTTTTGATATGGTACCTGCTAATTTGACATTGTGGATAAGAGAGGGCATGTATAATTCCCTTAGACGTGAATTTAATATGCTATAA
- a CDS encoding MFS transporter yields the protein METSTKKIPGARWLYIMPVCFITTFFYFIDRNIISIALPGGLQKGLALNSTMAGLVAGVFSIGILFLSVPAGQMAQKGKVKKFVSFCIIGWSVFTILTAFVQNGWQLVVVRFIIGFFEGAFSPAITTIFTFWFPDKHGERNRANSTYFTAISIAAVSMGPIGGTLIQFYGWRNLFIILGVLSLVGFVLWQFIIFDRPEQAKWLSKEERDYIETTIQQEREEAKKVAGDVEVKGEKLPLGLLLRNKYVWCLCIVGFTVNIGQFGYTIWMPTMIKTITKTNILNVGFISIIPNIFTVIGLWLWTYLATKIKSRRLTTGLPLIMFAASLVIASLPLGLNPVIKIALLCLVSIFVQGHMPSYYSIPSLVLVKELDGPTRGLMAAAMGLGSFVGPYAVGYLITLTGSSSVGMYFLTAMLVIGGLSTLILPKNMVAGSSESK from the coding sequence ATGGAAACTTCAACAAAAAAAATACCTGGAGCAAGATGGCTGTATATTATGCCAGTATGCTTTATTACAACCTTTTTCTATTTTATAGACCGAAATATTATAAGTATAGCGCTGCCAGGAGGTCTTCAGAAGGGGCTTGCATTAAATTCTACAATGGCAGGTTTAGTAGCAGGTGTTTTTTCAATCGGCATATTGTTTCTTTCTGTACCAGCGGGGCAGATGGCTCAAAAAGGAAAGGTTAAAAAATTTGTTTCATTTTGTATTATTGGATGGAGTGTATTTACTATACTTACTGCATTCGTTCAAAATGGATGGCAGCTAGTGGTAGTTAGATTTATTATTGGATTTTTTGAAGGTGCATTTTCTCCAGCAATCACTACTATATTTACATTTTGGTTTCCAGATAAACATGGAGAACGAAATAGAGCAAATTCAACTTATTTTACAGCTATTTCAATAGCAGCAGTTTCTATGGGACCTATTGGAGGAACTCTCATACAATTTTATGGATGGAGAAATTTATTTATCATACTTGGTGTATTAAGTTTAGTAGGTTTTGTTTTATGGCAATTTATTATATTTGATAGACCTGAACAGGCAAAATGGTTGAGTAAAGAAGAAAGAGATTACATAGAAACAACTATACAGCAAGAACGTGAAGAGGCTAAAAAAGTAGCAGGGGATGTTGAAGTAAAAGGTGAAAAGTTGCCTTTAGGGCTTCTACTGCGTAACAAATATGTGTGGTGCTTATGTATTGTAGGTTTTACTGTAAATATTGGCCAGTTTGGATATACAATTTGGATGCCGACTATGATTAAAACTATTACGAAAACTAATATTTTAAATGTAGGTTTTATATCCATAATACCAAATATATTTACGGTAATCGGACTTTGGTTGTGGACTTATCTTGCAACTAAGATAAAGAGTAGGAGACTTACTACAGGTTTACCACTTATTATGTTTGCTGCATCTTTGGTAATAGCAAGTTTACCGTTAGGGTTAAACCCAGTAATTAAAATTGCACTATTATGTCTTGTTAGTATATTTGTACAAGGACATATGCCAAGTTATTATTCAATACCATCTCTTGTACTGGTAAAAGAACTTGATGGTCCAACAAGAGGTTTGATGGCTGCAGCTATGGGATTAGGATCATTTGTTGGACCATATGCAGTAGGTTATTTAATTACATTAACTGGTTCATCAAGTGTTGGAATGTACTTTTTAACAGCCATGCTTGTAATAGGAGGCTTGTCTACTCTAATATTACCTAAAAATATGGTAGCAGGTTCTTCAGAATCTAAATAA
- a CDS encoding alpha/beta hydrolase, translating into MLTNNDGIGVEVSNEALIMLDVEKVFKKTYLDVPYANESKHQKMDIIIPNKGEGPFPVVINIHGGAWFFGDKRNVHTRSAIQLAFEGYAVATINYRLSGDAKWPSQIYDCKAAVRFLRANADKYNIKTDKIAVLGSSAGGHLAAMLGVTNGRPEYEDLSMGNSECSSDVQAVATWFGVFDFVNTENHKRQLVREGETYKYQDDGVADRLMGCSMEQNKDKYISASPIYQMRKNMPPMLIQQGTSDKVVPYLQAIEFFNKYIKICGDENVHIDLLEGAGHGDDAFRTDENMYKVIRFMDKYIMGVKDRTYGPIPKIPMTK; encoded by the coding sequence ATGTTGACTAATAATGATGGAATTGGTGTGGAAGTATCAAATGAGGCATTAATAATGTTGGATGTAGAAAAGGTTTTTAAAAAAACTTACTTAGATGTTCCATATGCCAATGAAAGTAAACATCAGAAAATGGATATAATTATTCCAAATAAAGGAGAAGGTCCATTTCCAGTAGTTATTAATATTCATGGAGGTGCATGGTTCTTTGGAGATAAGAGAAATGTGCATACAAGGTCAGCAATTCAGTTAGCTTTTGAAGGATATGCTGTTGCAACTATCAATTACAGATTAAGTGGTGATGCAAAGTGGCCTTCACAAATATATGATTGTAAGGCAGCTGTAAGGTTTTTAAGAGCAAATGCAGATAAGTATAATATAAAAACAGATAAAATTGCAGTGTTAGGAAGTTCAGCAGGAGGACATCTTGCTGCGATGCTGGGGGTCACAAATGGACGCCCTGAGTATGAAGATCTATCAATGGGTAATTCAGAATGTTCTAGCGATGTACAAGCTGTAGCAACATGGTTTGGAGTTTTTGATTTTGTTAATACAGAAAATCATAAAAGACAGCTTGTTAGAGAAGGAGAAACTTATAAATATCAAGATGATGGTGTTGCAGACCGTCTAATGGGATGCAGCATGGAACAGAACAAAGATAAATATATTTCAGCATCTCCAATTTATCAGATGAGAAAGAATATGCCTCCAATGTTAATTCAACAGGGTACATCTGATAAAGTAGTGCCATATCTTCAAGCAATAGAGTTCTTTAATAAGTATATAAAGATTTGTGGAGATGAAAATGTACATATTGATTTGCTTGAAGGGGCTGGTCATGGTGATGATGCCTTTAGAACTGATGAAAATATGTACAAAGTTATTAGGTTTATGGATAAATATATTATGGGAGTTAAAGATAGGACATATGGTCCAATTCCTAAGATACCAATGACTAAATAA